DNA from Fusarium musae strain F31 chromosome 7, whole genome shotgun sequence:
AATCTGGGCTCATATAAATGATCAAACTCCGGCAGTTCATAATCCATCCCAACGGCTCGTTTATAATATGAAACCAATCGTATATATAGGAACAACTGCTTTGGTCTAGATGTTTAAACATCTCGAACCAATCTGGCTCCCACCCATGCGTAGGGATAGTTCCTCTGGTACCAGTTGACGAAACTAGCTCGCCCTGCAATGCGTGGGTGTGTGGCCCACGAACCACCCAAGACGACGTTATGCTTGCCGTCAAAGAAGTCGGTCGTGTAGAGAGGATAGAGAGACATGGGCTCAAAACCCTCATGTCGCTCAAGTGGCGAGCTCGTCCATTCCCAGACGCCGCCCATCTCAGACTGGCCCGCAAGCTTATTGCCCCGGGAGGTGACTGGCATAGGATGCCAGTGACGGAAACCAACATTGGCTCCTGTAAGGTCAAAGAATAGCTCGGAAGAGCCATCCCCGACCAAAGCGGAGGAGCTGGATGGCGGGGTCTCTTCAACGCCGTCGTTGACAAGGTGACTGTCACGTATTAGTCTCGAAAGAGTATATGATTTCGATGGACTTACCCATTAACTGCAGGGACCGTCTTTGATAAGGTGCGCTCGGCCTCGGCTCTCTTCTGCTTGTTAACATGCGCATAGATGCTCTTAGCTTCTTCAAATGTTGGAATTCGGCCACCCATCCATGCTGCACAACCAGCGAGCTCGTCGTAAGAAGCAAAAACAGGCCAATCAAGAGCGTACTTGAGAGGAACTAGACCATACACCGTCCGGACAAACTTATCCTGGATGAATGAATCCGGGACCTGGCTTGCGTGGTGGCCATTTCCATTAGAGTAACCATTCGAATTTCCATTGGCATGACTGCCGTTAGTGGCGCCATTTGTGTGAGTGTTCGCAATGGAAGACCATGAGGCTGGGGTATGCTCGATCTTGGAGTTGTACAAATATTGGGCATACTGTGACTTTAATTAGGACCAGAAGACACCTCGACGAGGAAATATACATACCTCTTCATTTGTGATAGCTCTGCCCTGAGCTTGGAAGGCATGGACTTTTGTCTGTCGCGCGGGCTTCTCATTGTCCCTGTTCGATAAAGTTAGTCACGATTTACCCCTAAGCTTACTATTCAGACTTACCAGCCAAAATGGCGCGAATTATCAGTACCATCCTCGGGGTCGTCCATTCCCAGAGTGATGGCCTGCTCAGGTACATCAAACCATTGGTTAGGAACCCTGGCTTCATATGCTTGCTGAGCCAGTTTTGCAAAATCAGGCTGTACCGTATGTGGAGGTGGAAGCGTTCTGTCACTCTGGAGCATCATATAGAGCAGGGTCTCAATATGCATCAGCTCATGCTCAAAACCAACCCATATAGCTCGACCAATGTCCCGAGGAATCTTTTCTTGGCCATTTTTGTACAGTTTCTGAAGACGAGATCTGACCCTGTCTTGGTAGGTCATGATCTCCCGAACTGATGGCCATTCATCGGGGATTTCAGAGTGAGTATGGCAGTGCTCAGGATTGTCCACATCAGGGTCAATACCTCGCTCAAAGATTGAGTAATAGGCTGCAGGTTCAGTGGGGCCACTGCCGGTGGTTTTGGTCAACTGGATATCGAGGAAGGTCGGGATATGGCCAAGGTAGAAAATGCATGCATTTCGCAGCTTGATTGGCTTCTCCTGGAGCTCCTCATCCGGCATCATATCCTTGGTTACTACATCCCAGGCTTCCCAGAGTGCTTTCCAGTCCTGGACCGTTGGCAGTGGCTCTGCGACGTAGAGGGAAGGGATCAGGCTGAACGGCATACTGGACTTTTGCAGGAAATGGAGGCCTAAACAATTGTTAGTCTCGTGTCACCAGATTCCCTGTATTCTCGATATAACTTCAGCTCGGAGCATGTACCCCCACGTCATATGGGTCCGCTCCCGAGTTTGGACTCATGTTGCCGGCTCAGCTGGAAAGGGAAACCCTCCTTTGGTACGATTCGCGGGGTAATCCGGGGATGCATGACCCAAAGGACCTCTGATCGCGTGTTTTGGGTGGGACATGTATCATAAGAGAATGTGACCTACCATACTCATCTCCCCGGCTCCATTGACCCATCTCGGTCAAGCCTGCAAGTTTCCAAAGCCTGTCCTTCTCTGCCTCGGAATATTTGAGGCTTTGTTCGATTTCTATGCGCTCGTGAGGCAAAACTCTCGATCCCAGAGCATCCGTTGGCCGAGTGGGAGAAAGGAAGGCCTGGTGTCGTCCACCTTCAACGTCATAGACATACTCACCGATGACCCTCCACTCATCCGTGTCGAAGGCCTCTTCACCAAGGATCTCATTGGCGTTTTGAAGACCATTCAGAATGAATCTACATGATGTCAGTTTCCGGTCAACCAGACAGAGCCAATCAGCTTACTGATGGGTTACCCCCTTGGAGTCTGTATTAGAGAACTGCGGCATTAATATCGAATTGTGTGTTCAGCGTTGAATTGCAACGTACCGTTGTATGCGTGACTATACATATGTTAGTATTGCTTACAACAAGCAACATCGTTGACTTACTAGACCTGCGCCGGGTTGCTGCAAGAGTCTACAGCAACGATCATGGAATCAGATGGTGTGAGTACTTCTGCAAATCCTCCCAAGAAATCAGCTGCGCCGTCTCGGGTGAAGTTGCCTGTAATTCTCACGTTAGCACCTTGAAACTTGATCGACCGGTGTAAACGCACCAATACTGGAGCCGAGGTGGATAATGCACTTTGAACGGCTCATGAGAGAAGGATGCTTGAGCCATTCCCTCCCATCATCGTATGTACCATGAAGGCCGTGGCATGAGACATATTTGAAGTCAGGAACCTGAGCCAGAGTAcgttcaagctctttgagagATAAGTCGAGAGCAAAATACTGAATGGACTTTTTAAGCTCCTCGAATGCCTGTAGAAGGAGACAGACCTTGCGGAGGTTTCTTTCTCATAATCAGTGAATGATGTCTAAAATCATGGGGAAAATTGACAAACCCGCTTCCCAGCTCAATCACCATGGAACCCTCTGGGATCTGACTGGCGATCTCCGTAGAGGACTTCTTCAGGATCTCAATCTCATAGTTTGTCAAGTAATACTCATCCAGATACGTGATCTGGAGTAGTATGAGTAACAGCAAAGGGGATCTCTCAACAGAATCAACATACGTCCTCGAATATCTGTAGCCCCTTCTCGTTGTACAGAAGAAGGGTTGGAAGCTTCCTTGGGCCCTCGTCAGGGTTGAACATTGAAGcaatttcttctttcagGTTGATTTCGACATGTTCACCACGGATATCAATAATACTGGGCAAAGCTGACGATGGCTTGGCTGGCGTCGGCTTCACCCTTTGAGGGGTAGctgaagccattgtgatgGAAGGCATTGCAAAGCAAACACAGATTTAACAAACAAAATATGGCTTCAGGTGGGAATATGATGCTTGATAGAAGCGGACGGTCGGGGTATATATGGTTTATAAGCTGCAACAAGAATCGTCTCAAAGGGCGTGGCTCTTGTTAATAGTCCTCCCACCATCTCAATAGCTCCAAGGTACCTGAGCACTTTGGCCTCCTCAGTGGAGAATAGCTCGGAAGACTCCTCATGGCTTGATCGAACCGCCCGGTCAGGATATCCAAGCAACGC
Protein-coding regions in this window:
- the EGT1 gene encoding Ergothioneine biosynthesis protein 1 (EggNog:ENOG41) → MASATPQRVKPTPAKPSSALPSIIDIRGEHVEINLKEEIASMFNPDEGPRKLPTLLLYNEKGLQIFEDITYLDEYYLTNYEIEILKKSSTEIASQIPEGSMVIELGSGNLRKVCLLLQAFEELKKSIQYFALDLSLKELERTLAQVPDFKYVSCHGLHGTYDDGREWLKHPSLMSRSKCIIHLGSSIGNFTRDGAADFLGGFAEVLTPSDSMIVAVDSCSNPAQVYHAYNDSKGVTHQFILNGLQNANEILGEEAFDTDEWRVIGEYVYDVEGGRHQAFLSPTRPTDALGSRVLPHERIEIEQSLKYSEAEKDRLWKLAGLTEMGQWSRGDEYGLHFLQKSSMPFSLIPSLYVAEPLPTVQDWKALWEAWDVVTKDMMPDEELQEKPIKLRNACIFYLGHIPTFLDIQLTKTTGSGPTEPAAYYSIFERGIDPDVDNPEHCHTHSEIPDEWPSVREIMTYQDRVRSRLQKLYKNGQEKIPRDIGRAIWVGFEHELMHIETLLYMMLQSDRTLPPPHTVQPDFAKLAQQAYEARVPNQWFDVPEQAITLGMDDPEDGTDNSRHFGWDNEKPARQTKVHAFQAQGRAITNEEYAQYLYNSKIEHTPASWSSIANTHTNGATNGSHANGNSNGYSNGNGHHASQVPDSFIQDKFVRTVYGLVPLKYALDWPVFASYDELAGCAAWMGGRIPTFEEAKSIYAHVNKQKRAEAERTLSKTVPAVNGHLVNDGVEETPPSSSSALVGDGSSELFFDLTGANVGFRHWHPMPVTSRGNKLAGQSEMGGVWEWTSSPLERHEGFEPMSLYPLYTTDFFDGKHNVVLGGSWATHPRIAGRASFVNWYQRNYPYAWVGARLVRDV